Proteins encoded in a region of the Takifugu flavidus isolate HTHZ2018 chromosome 8, ASM371156v2, whole genome shotgun sequence genome:
- the wnt5a gene encoding protein Wnt-5a — protein MKLGLGCVCRPLCGPRGDVLNSRHCVVALTLLTLFTQVVVTTNSWWSLAMNPLLIPEAYIIGAQPLCSQLVGLSQGQKKLCQLYQDHIHYIGEGAKMGIQECQYQFRNRRWNCSTVDNSSVFGRVMQIGSRETAFTYAISAAGVVNAVSRACREGELSSCGCSRAARPKDLPRDWLWGGCGDNLNYGYRFSKEFVDAREREKSYPKGSYESARLMMNLHNNEAGRRMVSDLAHVSCKCHGVSGSCSLKTCWLQLADFRKVGDALKEKYDSAAAMKLNTRGKMVQMHSKFNAPTSHDLVYIEPSPDYCVRNQTTGSLGTVGRLCNKTSEGMDGCELMCCGRGYDQYKAQIVERCHCKFHWCCYVKCKRCTKIVDQFVCK, from the exons ATGAAGCTGGGACTGGGCTGCGTGTGTCGGCCGCTCTGCGGGCCCCGTGGCGACGTGTTGAACTCCAGGCACTGTGTTGTCGCCCTCACACTTCTCACACTCTTCACGCAGGTGGTGGTGACGACCAACTCGTGGTG GTCTCTGGCCATGAACCCTCTGCTCATCCCGGAGGCTTACATCATCGGCGCACAGCCGCTGTGCAGCCAGCTGGTGGGCCTGTCGCAGGGCCAGAAGAAGCTGTGTCAGCTCTACCAGGACCACATCCATTACATCGGCGAAGGCGCCAAGATGGGCATCCAGGAGTGCCAGTACCAGTTCAGGAACCGTCGCTGGAACTGCAGCACAGTGGACAACTCCTCTGTTTTTGGACGGGTCATGCAaatag GCAGCCGGGAAACCGCGTTCACCTACGCCATCAGCGCGGCCGGGGTGGTGAACGCCGTGAGCCGCGCTTGCAGGGAGGGCGAGCTCTCCAGCTGCGGGTGCAGCCGCGCCGCTCGCCCAAAAGACCTCCCGCGGGATTGGCTGTGGGGTGGCTGCGGCGATAACCTCAACTACGGCTACAGGTTCTCCAAGGAGTTTGTGGACGCGCGCGAGAGGGAGAAGAGCTACCCCAAGGGCTCGTACGAGAGCGCCCGTCTGATGATGAATCTACACAACAATGAGGCTGGACGGAGG ATGGTGTCAGACCTCGCCCACGTGTCTTGCAAATGCCACGGCGTGTCGGGCTCCTGCAGCCTCAAgacctgctggctgcagctggccGACTTCCGCAAGGTGGGAGACGCGCTGAAGGAAAAGTACGACAGTGCCGCCGCCATGAAGCTCAACACGCGCGGGAAGATGGTGCAGATGCACAGCAAGTTCAACGCGCCCACCAGCCACGACCTGGTGTACATCGAGCCCAGTCCGGACTACTGCGTGCGAAACCAAACCACGGGATCCCTGGGCACCGTAGGCCGCCTGTGCAACAAGACCTCGGAGGGGATGGACGGATGCGAGCTGATGTGCTGCGGCCGCGGTTACGACCAGTACAAGGCCCAGATCGTGGAGCGCTGCCACTGCAAGTTCCACTGGTGCTGCTACGTCAAGTGCAAGCGCTGCACCAAAATCGTAGACCAGTTTGTCTGCAAGTAA